The Mesorhizobium sp. AR10 genome includes the window ATATCAGCCGCTCCAACCTGTCATGAAAATATCGAGTTCACTGTGCCCTCGGTCACAGCGTGTCTGACCGATATACCTCACTTATCCCAGGTAAAGCTCGGTACATAAGTCGTCCAGGCGGAAGAGTCGGACGGGATCGGCGTGGCGGACCGAATAGCTAGCGTCGTTCCCGCAGGCCTATCGTTGAAGTTCTGGCGTGTCGCGGCAGGTGAGAGGGACACCTATCCCCGGTCGGGCAGAACCATGGTGCTGGACAGCGGCTGGCAACGCAGCCCTTCGGGTTGATTGTTTTCGGCCTGCGTCGCGCAGGCAGTGGAGATAAACAAAGCCATAGGGTCGCGCCAAGCCGCACCACCGGCCCTCTCACCGCAAGCGGCGGAGAAGTCCGCACAAGATCGGGCAGCTATTTGCGATAGTAGATATGAGGTGCAATATAATTGGAGCGCTTCACTATCACATGCGAATTCTTTACTTCATCTACGGATTCGATCCCGGTGGCGCCGAGCACGGGTTGCTCACCTTGTTGCGAGCAGGATTTTTCAACGGCCACCAGCTGAAGATTCTCGCCTGTTGCCGTGGTCGCGGGGGGGCTCTTGCCGATGAAATTGCCGCACAGATCGGAGAGCACAATTTTATCCTGACTTCGCAGAGTGAAGAGACTTCCTTGCGCAATTTCGTAGGCTCGTTCTTTGTAGTATTACGCCTCATCTGGGAGTGGCGGCCGGATATGGTTGCGTTGTCACTCAAACAGGCCAATCTCCTGGGACGGCTTGCTGCGATGTTTGCTCCTCGGCTGCACTGCGTTTCATTTGAACACACCGCCCGCTACCGCTACCGCTCCCGACGCGCCGCAGGCGTTTATGGCCCTGTGCTCAAAGCGCTGTCCTGGCGCGTCGACGAAATCTGGGCTGATTGCGAAAGTACGCTGCAAGAGACGCAAGCATACTTCCTGCCGCGCAGGCGCCGGTCGCATATCGTGCCTCTGTTTTGCTCCGATGAGGCTTCCAGCCACAAGCGCGACTACGCGCTTCACACACCCTTGCGCCTTGCTGCTGCCGGACGGCTTATCCCGCTGAAGAACTTCGACCGCCTGATCGAAGTCATCCGAATGCTGCAAGACCGCAGCGTTTCTGCAAGCCTCGATCTTTACGGCGACGGGCCGGAACGGCAGGCGCTTACGCGCAAGGCGGATGAGCTCGGCGTTGGAGATCGTGTGCATTTCCATGGCTATGTCGCGAGCTGGTTCGAGCTGGCCTGTGAACATGACGTGTTCATCAACCTGTCCGATACGGAAGGGTTCTGCATCGTCGTCGCCGAGGCGATGCTTGCCGGCCTTCCGGTGATCGCGACCGACGTCGGCGGTGTCCGCGATTACGGCAAGGATGGAGAGAATATGCTGAAGCTTACTGTTCCCTCAGCAGAGATGGCGGTGACGCAAGCACTGATGTTCGTGGGCGATGAAACGCTCCGCAAGAAGATTGGAATGCAGGCACGACAGGATATGCTGCAAGCCTATTCGCAGCGGGCTTTGCGTGTCCGCGCTATGGCGGTGTTGGGCGACGGAATGTAAAGACCGGCAAGGGACGGGCCGAGCATTCCGATCCTTGAACACCGTCTCCACCGACGTCTTCGTGTTGTCGTAAAATGATGCGCGCATACTCCGCCCAAGAAGGCGAACGCCCAGTCTTGTGCGTAATCTGTTTAAGACAAAACAATGCTTGCTCTATAATTGCGTCTTGTAATATCCACCATAACGTTCACTGTAAAATTCGGCACTGCCGAATTTTTGATACAGTTTGATTTTTTTGATATCGACCTTGTTAAGTAGAACGCCGATACATTTCTCCGCAAGGATCGGATTGTTGTTGAGGCTTTCACGCACGAAGGTACGAGCGGTCACGCCCCATTCAACAACCAGAACAAGGCCGTCGAGGTGCTGGACTAGGGACCTCGCGTCCGCGACTGGAGCCAACGGGGGCAAATCAACGACGACGTAATTGAACGCAGAGCCCGCCTTGAGCAGAAAGTCGCCCATTTTCTCGATAGGCTGCACGGTCTTTGCGAGCTTTTGTTGGCTCTGGTTCACGCCGGGCAGGAACCTCAATGGCAATGATTGATGGGCCAGCAAATCTCTCGCATTGAAGTCTCCAGCCAACAGGTTGGCCAGGCCCCGTTCCCAGCCGTTGGCTAACATAGGGGACAAGCCCGGATTGTGGATGTCGGCATCGATCAACAGCGTCCTGCAACGCTGCATAGCAAGAACCATCGCGAAATTGGCCGCAACCAGCGACTTCCCTTCTCCCGGCAGGCAGGAAACGATTCCGATCGCCTTGGTGCTCTTCCCTGGTAACTCGACATCAAAAGCGACTTTCACCGTTCGCATCGCTTCAGCGAATTCCGAGCGCGGATGTTGCTCTACCCAGTTGAAAGCGCTGTGCCCCACCTCAATGAATGACGGCTCTCCGGCCGCACAATCACGCTTGTTCCGACGAATTGGCTTTCCGTCCAGCAACGGGATCATTCCGAGCGTGTCGAGTCCGAGCTCATCGCGCACTTGACCCCTCGTGCGGAAAAAGCGCTCCCGGTACTCCCGAATTGCGCCCACACCGGCGCCAATCATGCCGCCGAGCACGGCGCAGATCGCCAACGTAACAATGCTGTTGGGAGAACTCGGTCTGCCGGGGTATGATGCTCCCGAGATAATCCGCGCCTCAGTCAACGCCACCGAAAGGTTCTGCAGGCTCGCTTGGTGCTGCTGCAGGACCTGTTCATATTGTGACTTGAGGGAAGCCGCTTCAAGTTCGAGCTGGCGCAAGGTAACCAGCGTTTCCTTGGTCAGCGTAGTGTCGGTTCGGAACCTGTGGACTGCGAGCTCGGCGTCGACCGATCGCTTGCGCACCGTCTCGACTTCTTCCGCCAAGGCAGTGCGAGCCCGGATGATCGACTCATCTTTGGCTCCAACCTGGTCAGAGATATAGATTGCAGCATACCTATTGGCTATTTTTTGCGCCATTTCAGCGCTAGGCGACTGAAATTGGATTTGCAGAATGTAAGAATCGCCTACGCGAGCTACCGTTAAATTTTCAGCCAGAATGCCTAATGCTTGCCATTGAGGATCTCGCCCTGGCGCCGCACTCGGTTTCACCGGCGCTCCTCTATCGTCGGAACTGGCAATGGATGACCGCACCACCGAAGCGACCGATCCTCTGAGATTGTTGAGCAACGAATACGGAGCTGACAAAAAAGAGCGATCGGTAGCAAGACCGAGGCTATCAACGACCTTTAGCCCGATCCGGTCGGAACGCAACAATTCGACCTGACTCAGCATCATCGGGTCAAGCTGTGTGGAGCTTCCGCTCTCTGTTAACTTCGTCACGACGGATGGCTGGTTCTTGTCGATCAGGATTCTAGCCGTCGACTCGTATAAGGGCACCTCGGCCGCAAGGTACGCCAGCCCCAGCACAAGGCCTGCTAGCGCGCATGTAAGGACGAACCTCAACTGCCGTCGCGCTGCCGCCAGGAGCGTTTCGACATCAATCGTTCCCGACAGAGGATCGCCGAATATGAAGGCAGCATCCGGGTGCCGATTTTCAACTTCGCGGAGCATACGCCTTCAAACCCGTGGGATGAGACTGGCAGCGCATTAATGAGAAACACCCTACCATACTATCTGACCAAATGTCCGCAAATTCAGTATCGACGCCGGCGGGGCACAGGGGCATACCGCTCGGGGCGGGCGTCAGCCCGCTCCTCGGCAAAGGCGCGAATTCCTAACCTCTGATTGCAATAAAACAAAACTCACGCGGCCTGCCCATGCTCGGCTGCACG containing:
- a CDS encoding glycosyltransferase — translated: MRILYFIYGFDPGGAEHGLLTLLRAGFFNGHQLKILACCRGRGGALADEIAAQIGEHNFILTSQSEETSLRNFVGSFFVVLRLIWEWRPDMVALSLKQANLLGRLAAMFAPRLHCVSFEHTARYRYRSRRAAGVYGPVLKALSWRVDEIWADCESTLQETQAYFLPRRRRSHIVPLFCSDEASSHKRDYALHTPLRLAAAGRLIPLKNFDRLIEVIRMLQDRSVSASLDLYGDGPERQALTRKADELGVGDRVHFHGYVASWFELACEHDVFINLSDTEGFCIVVAEAMLAGLPVIATDVGGVRDYGKDGENMLKLTVPSAEMAVTQALMFVGDETLRKKIGMQARQDMLQAYSQRALRVRAMAVLGDGM
- a CDS encoding Wzz/FepE/Etk N-terminal domain-containing protein; amino-acid sequence: MLREVENRHPDAAFIFGDPLSGTIDVETLLAAARRQLRFVLTCALAGLVLGLAYLAAEVPLYESTARILIDKNQPSVVTKLTESGSSTQLDPMMLSQVELLRSDRIGLKVVDSLGLATDRSFLSAPYSLLNNLRGSVASVVRSSIASSDDRGAPVKPSAAPGRDPQWQALGILAENLTVARVGDSYILQIQFQSPSAEMAQKIANRYAAIYISDQVGAKDESIIRARTALAEEVETVRKRSVDAELAVHRFRTDTTLTKETLVTLRQLELEAASLKSQYEQVLQQHQASLQNLSVALTEARIISGASYPGRPSSPNSIVTLAICAVLGGMIGAGVGAIREYRERFFRTRGQVRDELGLDTLGMIPLLDGKPIRRNKRDCAAGEPSFIEVGHSAFNWVEQHPRSEFAEAMRTVKVAFDVELPGKSTKAIGIVSCLPGEGKSLVAANFAMVLAMQRCRTLLIDADIHNPGLSPMLANGWERGLANLLAGDFNARDLLAHQSLPLRFLPGVNQSQQKLAKTVQPIEKMGDFLLKAGSAFNYVVVDLPPLAPVADARSLVQHLDGLVLVVEWGVTARTFVRESLNNNPILAEKCIGVLLNKVDIKKIKLYQKFGSAEFYSERYGGYYKTQL